In Triticum aestivum cultivar Chinese Spring chromosome 5B, IWGSC CS RefSeq v2.1, whole genome shotgun sequence, the following proteins share a genomic window:
- the LOC123114459 gene encoding transducin beta-like protein 2 encodes MAAVQVASALSVPLLSALLGGAVALVFLAGYLRRKRADIAHLPPSAAAAAPDLPKQVRPAGQNKKGGGHARVHHHHASAADKEAAKKHHHLDINTLRGHTDCVTALDFSSDACNLATVCADGVVRVFRIDDASSKSFKILKINLPAGAHPTAIAYSEGSSSVVVAAQALLGSSLYMYADVGAPPTGGNKQQGKLSPPEIKWDHKKIHGKESVLNLAAARATHGTGDGSTIVISCSEATDIKIWHGKSGKELGTVDTNQLKNNMADISPNGRFIAAAAFTADVKVWEIVYSKDSSVKEVNRVMQLKGHKSAVTSLCFTPDSEKIITASKDGTIRVWNINVRYHLDEDPKTLRVLAVPLHDSKGSTCLYEHMGISPDGKVLALTSGSTLQWLCAETGAVLDTAEKAHEGAISGIAWAPRTIPNGGGAPAYILATCGDDKKVKLWLAPEVSST; translated from the exons ATGGCGGCGGTGCAGGTCGCGTCCGCGCTCTCCGTGCCGCTCCTCTCGGCGCTGCTCGGCGGGGCCGTCGCGCTCGTCTTCCTCGCCGGGTACCTGCGCCGCAAGCGCGCCGACATCGCGCAcctgccgccctccgccgccgccgccgccccggacctGCCCAAGCAGGTCCGCCCCGCCGGCCAGAACAAGAAGGGCGGCGGGCACGCCcgcgtccaccaccaccacgcctccGCCGCCGACAAG GAGGCGGCCAAGAAGCACCACCACCTCGACATCAACACCCTCAGGGGCCATACCGACTGCGTCACCGCGCTCGACTTCTCCAGCGACGCCTGCAACCTAGCCACCG TATGCGCGGATGGGGTTGTGAGAGTATTCAGGATCGATGATGCATCAAGCAAGAGCTTTAA GATTCTCAAGATAAACTTGCCTGCTGGGGCACATCCCACTGCCATCGCTTACTCAGAAGGGTCATCATCCGTTGTTGTGGCAGCACAGGCGCTGTTAGGCTCGTCGCTCTACATGTATGCTGATGTTGGTGCTCCTCCAACTGGGGGAAACAAACAGCAGGGCAAGCTTTCTCCTCCTGAGATCAAGTGGGACCACAAAAAGATTCACGGCAAGGAATCGGTGCTGAACCTTGCGGCAGCTCGTGCGACTCATGGGACTGGTGATGGGAGCACAATAGTGATTTCGTGCTCTGAAG CAACTGATATCAAAATATGGCACGGAAAGAGTGGCAAAGAGTTGGGAACAGTTGACACTAATCAGTTAAAAAACAATATGGCTGACATATCCCCAAATGGCCGCTTCATTGCTGCTGCAGCTTTCACTGCTGATGTCAAG GTGTGGGAGATTGTTTATTCAAAGGATAGTTCAGTGAAGGAGGTTAACAGGGTCATGCAGCTCAAGGGTCACAAG AGTGCTGTTACTAGTTTGTGTTTCACTCCGGACTCTGAGAAGATTATTACTGCGTCGAAAGATGGTACCATCCGAGTATGGAATATCAATG TAAGGTATCACCTTGATGAGGATCCCAAAACCTTGAGAGTTTTGGCAGTCCCTCTGCATGATTCAAAAGGCTCTACTTGCCTGTATGAACACATGGGCATCTCCCCAGATGGTAAAGTTCTGGCTTTAACTAGCGGATCGACGTTGCAATGGTTATGTGCAGAAACTGGCGCGGTTTTGGATACAGCTGAGAAGGCTCATGAAG GTGCTATTTCTGGCATTGCGTGGGCTCCACGGACAATTCCCAATG GTGGTGGTGCTCCTGCGTACATTCTGGCGACTTGCGGGGACGACAAAAAGGTGAAACTGTGGTTAGCTCCGGAGGTGAGCTCGACATGA
- the LOC123114458 gene encoding uncharacterized protein isoform X2 — translation MITDALTEPGGTSGWAAIAGGGVSSGIKRKKKLGRPFKKRPPRNPLGGLRKVKQTDSEATPATPSPSTPAAPSPSTTGIKIPCGRPRKDQQPSQAASSPDPTPARRIETAETQTGHRSPMLTENPPPATMSGDDASMRTKRLLARQAREAPPAATPAPKTGIKRGRGRPRKDKPAAPMSAQAGGATSTGIKSRGGRPRKKKSAAAMSAEAGGDASTGIKSRRGRPRKDKSAAAMSAEAGGDASTGIKRRRGRPRKNESAATYPYQESSSGDHRWTEHVERQSGVGSQPLPGETDQHLGDAEMEGNTGNGDNTQADPPYLEPRTVALVPSQACLQMSKEVEAEANPVIQSAQPAVAPAQLLQREAEQVDCSDRTPAQTSSGDHGRNEDVEQHSGVGSAEPLPGEIEQHLGDAEMEVNTGNGDNTQADPPYLEPQTVAPVPSEASLQISKEVEAEANLVMQSAQPIVAPARPLERRAEQVDRSGITSPQTLQPEMQPPACREACTQTYLIIQSSQPSTVPNGLSQRDAEQASLSRVPSSQCLSSAMHSSVPPSSILLERAHPDQCQPPSHQPEAAPGSSPQLFPVAPIMFNHPPVGDDPSKNELHRLRLHIHSTHQLKKSQLRTECSQEMEKLKQKYDLLLREQESTHLQQTKTLGNLCGKVLLNQSLAEDLRAKFVSSGEQVRAPGPPNHHTPHWIASQQVPMRPSAVASPTTSSSAGRPPVLIHHIQPLQVDGPSPSSSPSSQVGSFGVQSELAHAHAPRLQHRLLAQAHSMASANQQQLPTGLESMFARTWSTPVTPINIRQSCPHAVPPGNPSLSSLHPSSHSTIPLGPSSSHQIHQVPPLPSSSQATVLAPVGPSSSHQIQQVPPLPSSSQATVLAPVGPSSSYQIQQVPPLPSSSQPTRLPLPLPVPSNPNPVLPLTLPRGLTTTSSVSSAASSVLPSKGVGPCAPDSPQSDSDAESLDQFLTSIGVPSDPRGVAAPEVICLSDDEETDDQTKQETPLVAEVPQQKVPCKFLVKGDACKQEILMPRSIL, via the exons ATGATTACGGATGCGCTCACCGAGCCGGGAGGCACCTCCGGCTGGGCCGCCATCGCCGGAGGAGGTGTTTCGTCGGGGATCAAGAGAAAGAAGAAGCTTGGGAGGCCATTCAAGAAGAGGCCGCCGAGAAACCCGCTTGGGGGGCTGAGGAAGGTCAAACAGACAGATTCTGAAGCAACTCCAGCCACGCCGTCACCGTCAACTCCAGCCGCGCCGTCACCGTCAACAACCGGTATCAAGATACCGTGTGGGAGGCCGAGAAAGGACCAGCAACCATCACAAGCAGCAAGCTCTCCTGATCCGACTCCAGCACGGAGGATCGAGACAGCGGAAACTCAAACTGGGCATAGGAGCCCAATGCTAACAGAGAATCCACCACCAGCAACAATGTCTGGTGATGATGCGTCGATGAGAACCAAGAGACTGCTCGCGAGGCAAGCAAGGGAGGCACCGCCAGCGGCAACGCCCGCTCCTAAAACTGGAATCAAGAGAGGGCGCGGGAGGCCAAGAAAGGACAAGCCAGCAGCACCAATGTCTGCTCAAGCTGGAGGTGCCACGTCAACGGGAATCAAGAGCAGGGGCGGGAGGCCAAGAAAAAAAAAGTCAGCAGCAGCAATGTCTGCTGAAGCTGGAGGTGATGCGTCAACGGGAATCAAGAGCAGGCGCGGGAGGCCAAGAAAAGACAAGTCAGCAGCAGCAATGTCTGCTGAAGCTGGAGGTGATGCGTCAACGGGAATCAAGAGAAGGCGTGGGAGGCCAAGAAAAAATGAGTCAGCAGCAACTTATCCATATCAG GAATCTTCAAGTGGTGACCATAGATGGACTGAACATGTTGAGCGACAGAGTGGTGTGGGTTCGCAACCATTACCGGGAGAGACCGACCAACATTTAGGAGATGCTGAAATGGAAGGTAACACCGGAAATGGGGACAATACTCAGGCAGATCCACCTTACTTAGAACCGCGGACTGTGGCTCTTGTGCCCAGCCAGGCTTGCTTGCAAATGTCTAAGGAAGTTGAAGCTGAGGCCAATCCTGTAATTCAGTCAGCCCAACCAGCTGTAGCACCAGCACAACTTCTGCAAAGAGAGGCAGAGCAAGTAGACTGTTCTGATAGAACACCAGCTCAGACTTCAAGTGGTGACCATGGAAGGAATGAAGATGTTGAGCAACATAGTGGTGTGGGTTCAGCAGAACCATTACCGGGAGAGATTGAACAACATTTAGGGGATGCTGAAATGGAAGTTAACACCGGCAACGGGGACAATACTCAGGCAGACCCACCTTATTTAGAACCACAGACTGTGGCTCCTGTGCCCAGCGAGGCGTCCTTGCAAATTTCTAAGGAAGTTGAAGCTGAGGCCAATCTTGTAATGCAGTCAGCCCAACCAATTGTAGCACCAGCACGGCCTCTGGAAAGAAGGGCAGAACAAGTAGACCGTTCTGGTATAACATCACCTCAGACTTTGCAACCTGAAATGCAACCGCCAGCATGCAGGGAAGCTTGTACTCAGACATATCTGATAATTCAGTCTTCACAACCAAGTACGGTACCAAATGGGCTTTCACAAAGGGATGCAGAACAAGCAAGCCTTTCTCGTGTACCATCATCTCAGTGTTTGTCATCTGCAATGCATTCATCGGTTCCACCGTCCAGTATTCTGCTTGAAAGAGCACACCCTGATCAGTGTCAACCACCAAGCCATCAACCTGAGGCTGCACCGGGTTCTTCACCACAACTATTTCCGGTGGCGCCAATCATGTTTAATCATCCACCAGTTGGTGATGATCCATCGAAAAATGAGTTGCACAGATTACGGTTACACATTCACTCAACCCACCAACTAAAG AAATCACAACTTAGGACCGAGTGTAGCCAAGAAATGGAGAAGCTCAAACAAAAGTATGATTTGTTACTTCGAGAACAAGAGTCCACTCATCTTCAGCAAACCAAGACACTTGGTAATCTATGTGGGAAAGTTCTCCTCAACCAATCACTAGCTGAAGATCTTCGGGCTAAATTCGTATCTTCTGGAGAACAAG TTAGAGCCCCTGGCCCTCCAAATCACCACACACCCCACTGGATTGCTTCTCAGCAAGTTCCCATGAGGCCTTCAGCGGTGGCATCACCAACTACGTCGTCATCAGCTGGTCGACCACCAGTGCTGATACATCACATCCAACCGTTACAGGTCGATggaccatcaccatcatcatcgccatctTCACAAGTG GGAAGCTTTGGAGTCCAGAGTGAACTAGCACATGCACATGCTCCTCGTCTTCAGCACAGGTTGCTTGCACAGGCGCATTCGATGGCATCTGCAAATCAGCAGCAGCTTCCAACTGGGTTGGAGAGCATGTTTGCAAGGACATGGTCTACCCCTGTGACTCCAATAAATATAAGACAATCATGCCCACATGCAGTTCCCCCAGGGAACCCATCACTATCAAGCTTGCATCCAAGTTCACACTCCACTATACCCTTGGGGCCATCAAGTTCACATCAAATTCATCAGGTTCCACCACTGCCATCAAGTTCACAGGCCACTGTACTCGCACCCGTGGGCCCATCAAGTTCACATCAAATTCAGCAGGTTCCACCACTGCCATCAAGTTCACAGGCCACTGTACTCGCACCTGTGGGCCCATCAAGTTCATATCAAATTCAGCAGGTTCCACCACTGCCATCAAGTTCACAGCCAACACGCCTGCCATTGCCATTGCCAGTGCCTTCGAATCCAAATCCAGTTCTTCCACTAACATTACCACGAGGTTTGACTACGACATCTAGTGTTTCCTCAGCTGCGTCCAGTGTGTTGCCAAGTAAAGGTGTTGGGCCTTGCGCACCAGACTCGCCGCAGTCAGATTCTGATGCAGAATCACTGGATCAATTTCTAACCAGTATTGGGGTGCCCAGTGATCCCCGTGGCGTGGCGGCTCCTGAAGTGATATGCCTATCTGATGATGAAGAGACCG ATGACCAAACCAAGCAAGAAACGCCGCTCGTCGCTGAAGTGCCCCAACAGAAGGTTCCTTGCAAGTTTTTGGTCAAAGGTGATGCTTGTAAACAAGAAATATTGATGCCCAGATCGATTTTATAA
- the LOC123114458 gene encoding flocculation protein FLO11 isoform X1, which produces MITDALTEPGGTSGWAAIAGGGVSSGIKRKKKLGRPFKKRPPRNPLGGLRKVKQTDSEATPATPSPSTPAAPSPSTTGIKIPCGRPRKDQQPSQAASSPDPTPARRIETAETQTGHRSPMLTENPPPATMSGDDASMRTKRLLARQAREAPPAATPAPKTGIKRGRGRPRKDKPAAPMSAQAGGATSTGIKSRGGRPRKKKSAAAMSAEAGGDASTGIKSRRGRPRKDKSAAAMSAEAGGDASTGIKRRRGRPRKNESAATYPYQESSSGDHRWTEHVERQSGVGSQPLPGETDQHLGDAEMEGNTGNGDNTQADPPYLEPRTVALVPSQACLQMSKEVEAEANPVIQSAQPAVAPAQLLQREAEQVDCSDRTPAQTSSGDHGRNEDVEQHSGVGSAEPLPGEIEQHLGDAEMEVNTGNGDNTQADPPYLEPQTVAPVPSEASLQISKEVEAEANLVMQSAQPIVAPARPLERRAEQVDRSGITSPQTLQPEMQPPACREACTQTYLIIQSSQPSTVPNGLSQRDAEQASLSRVPSSQCLSSAMHSSVPPSSILLERAHPDQCQPPSHQPEAAPGSSPQLFPVAPIMFNHPPVGDDPSKNELHRLRLHIHSTHQLKKSQLRTECSQEMEKLKQKYDLLLREQESTHLQQTKTLGNLCGKVLLNQSLAEDLRAKFVSSGEQVRAPGPPNHHTPHWIASQQVPMRPSAVASPTTSSSAGRPPVLIHHIQPLQVDGPSPSSSPSSQVVRPHPSILSNIVRSTSTSFSLVSVLPQGSFGVQSELAHAHAPRLQHRLLAQAHSMASANQQQLPTGLESMFARTWSTPVTPINIRQSCPHAVPPGNPSLSSLHPSSHSTIPLGPSSSHQIHQVPPLPSSSQATVLAPVGPSSSHQIQQVPPLPSSSQATVLAPVGPSSSYQIQQVPPLPSSSQPTRLPLPLPVPSNPNPVLPLTLPRGLTTTSSVSSAASSVLPSKGVGPCAPDSPQSDSDAESLDQFLTSIGVPSDPRGVAAPEVICLSDDEETDDQTKQETPLVAEVPQQKVPCKFLVKGDACKQEILMPRSIL; this is translated from the exons ATGATTACGGATGCGCTCACCGAGCCGGGAGGCACCTCCGGCTGGGCCGCCATCGCCGGAGGAGGTGTTTCGTCGGGGATCAAGAGAAAGAAGAAGCTTGGGAGGCCATTCAAGAAGAGGCCGCCGAGAAACCCGCTTGGGGGGCTGAGGAAGGTCAAACAGACAGATTCTGAAGCAACTCCAGCCACGCCGTCACCGTCAACTCCAGCCGCGCCGTCACCGTCAACAACCGGTATCAAGATACCGTGTGGGAGGCCGAGAAAGGACCAGCAACCATCACAAGCAGCAAGCTCTCCTGATCCGACTCCAGCACGGAGGATCGAGACAGCGGAAACTCAAACTGGGCATAGGAGCCCAATGCTAACAGAGAATCCACCACCAGCAACAATGTCTGGTGATGATGCGTCGATGAGAACCAAGAGACTGCTCGCGAGGCAAGCAAGGGAGGCACCGCCAGCGGCAACGCCCGCTCCTAAAACTGGAATCAAGAGAGGGCGCGGGAGGCCAAGAAAGGACAAGCCAGCAGCACCAATGTCTGCTCAAGCTGGAGGTGCCACGTCAACGGGAATCAAGAGCAGGGGCGGGAGGCCAAGAAAAAAAAAGTCAGCAGCAGCAATGTCTGCTGAAGCTGGAGGTGATGCGTCAACGGGAATCAAGAGCAGGCGCGGGAGGCCAAGAAAAGACAAGTCAGCAGCAGCAATGTCTGCTGAAGCTGGAGGTGATGCGTCAACGGGAATCAAGAGAAGGCGTGGGAGGCCAAGAAAAAATGAGTCAGCAGCAACTTATCCATATCAG GAATCTTCAAGTGGTGACCATAGATGGACTGAACATGTTGAGCGACAGAGTGGTGTGGGTTCGCAACCATTACCGGGAGAGACCGACCAACATTTAGGAGATGCTGAAATGGAAGGTAACACCGGAAATGGGGACAATACTCAGGCAGATCCACCTTACTTAGAACCGCGGACTGTGGCTCTTGTGCCCAGCCAGGCTTGCTTGCAAATGTCTAAGGAAGTTGAAGCTGAGGCCAATCCTGTAATTCAGTCAGCCCAACCAGCTGTAGCACCAGCACAACTTCTGCAAAGAGAGGCAGAGCAAGTAGACTGTTCTGATAGAACACCAGCTCAGACTTCAAGTGGTGACCATGGAAGGAATGAAGATGTTGAGCAACATAGTGGTGTGGGTTCAGCAGAACCATTACCGGGAGAGATTGAACAACATTTAGGGGATGCTGAAATGGAAGTTAACACCGGCAACGGGGACAATACTCAGGCAGACCCACCTTATTTAGAACCACAGACTGTGGCTCCTGTGCCCAGCGAGGCGTCCTTGCAAATTTCTAAGGAAGTTGAAGCTGAGGCCAATCTTGTAATGCAGTCAGCCCAACCAATTGTAGCACCAGCACGGCCTCTGGAAAGAAGGGCAGAACAAGTAGACCGTTCTGGTATAACATCACCTCAGACTTTGCAACCTGAAATGCAACCGCCAGCATGCAGGGAAGCTTGTACTCAGACATATCTGATAATTCAGTCTTCACAACCAAGTACGGTACCAAATGGGCTTTCACAAAGGGATGCAGAACAAGCAAGCCTTTCTCGTGTACCATCATCTCAGTGTTTGTCATCTGCAATGCATTCATCGGTTCCACCGTCCAGTATTCTGCTTGAAAGAGCACACCCTGATCAGTGTCAACCACCAAGCCATCAACCTGAGGCTGCACCGGGTTCTTCACCACAACTATTTCCGGTGGCGCCAATCATGTTTAATCATCCACCAGTTGGTGATGATCCATCGAAAAATGAGTTGCACAGATTACGGTTACACATTCACTCAACCCACCAACTAAAG AAATCACAACTTAGGACCGAGTGTAGCCAAGAAATGGAGAAGCTCAAACAAAAGTATGATTTGTTACTTCGAGAACAAGAGTCCACTCATCTTCAGCAAACCAAGACACTTGGTAATCTATGTGGGAAAGTTCTCCTCAACCAATCACTAGCTGAAGATCTTCGGGCTAAATTCGTATCTTCTGGAGAACAAG TTAGAGCCCCTGGCCCTCCAAATCACCACACACCCCACTGGATTGCTTCTCAGCAAGTTCCCATGAGGCCTTCAGCGGTGGCATCACCAACTACGTCGTCATCAGCTGGTCGACCACCAGTGCTGATACATCACATCCAACCGTTACAGGTCGATggaccatcaccatcatcatcgccatctTCACAAGTGGTCAGACCACATCCCTCCATACTAAGCAACATTGTCAGATCAACATCTACTAGTTTTAGCCTCGTGTCAGTTCTGCCACAGGGAAGCTTTGGAGTCCAGAGTGAACTAGCACATGCACATGCTCCTCGTCTTCAGCACAGGTTGCTTGCACAGGCGCATTCGATGGCATCTGCAAATCAGCAGCAGCTTCCAACTGGGTTGGAGAGCATGTTTGCAAGGACATGGTCTACCCCTGTGACTCCAATAAATATAAGACAATCATGCCCACATGCAGTTCCCCCAGGGAACCCATCACTATCAAGCTTGCATCCAAGTTCACACTCCACTATACCCTTGGGGCCATCAAGTTCACATCAAATTCATCAGGTTCCACCACTGCCATCAAGTTCACAGGCCACTGTACTCGCACCCGTGGGCCCATCAAGTTCACATCAAATTCAGCAGGTTCCACCACTGCCATCAAGTTCACAGGCCACTGTACTCGCACCTGTGGGCCCATCAAGTTCATATCAAATTCAGCAGGTTCCACCACTGCCATCAAGTTCACAGCCAACACGCCTGCCATTGCCATTGCCAGTGCCTTCGAATCCAAATCCAGTTCTTCCACTAACATTACCACGAGGTTTGACTACGACATCTAGTGTTTCCTCAGCTGCGTCCAGTGTGTTGCCAAGTAAAGGTGTTGGGCCTTGCGCACCAGACTCGCCGCAGTCAGATTCTGATGCAGAATCACTGGATCAATTTCTAACCAGTATTGGGGTGCCCAGTGATCCCCGTGGCGTGGCGGCTCCTGAAGTGATATGCCTATCTGATGATGAAGAGACCG ATGACCAAACCAAGCAAGAAACGCCGCTCGTCGCTGAAGTGCCCCAACAGAAGGTTCCTTGCAAGTTTTTGGTCAAAGGTGATGCTTGTAAACAAGAAATATTGATGCCCAGATCGATTTTATAA
- the LOC123114461 gene encoding uncharacterized protein, with translation MPMARESWLAKVRSAISSKPSSSGAPPAGAGGKKGNVGILAFEVASLVSRLLHVWRAVGDAAVARLRHEVVHLDGVRKVVSDDDAFLLGLARAELVDALRGASDAVAALAERCADPCLREFRDALLEFADAGRDRYRWAAPTWKEMDARARKLEKQVATTAALRRAMEELAEAEHGLRKFLRADAAASGGGGCHRRSMSASKISVASEQQQLIFSKKQDVKNLKQTSLWGCTFDAVVSSLARAAFTILARIKLVFGAGGQDQRHAPLHRSLTLSSAVHPSADAQSPPPPSRKSMSMEAVPFDVAVLVAQSAKGSRRRGFFEYSTATLVPPAGTLGAAALAPRYAGLVISIERMARSPQRMVGPDERDELYGMLTASVRAQLRARLRGAVAEADAGLAGEWRAALGGILEWLAPMAHATVRWQAERSFEQRKTTSTSSTTDIARLPPRHGGGNTFLLQTLQFADRDKVEAAVAELLVGLNYVWRFEKEMSCRALFAVHREFVERPSDLDGGADSCRGGGSHPHHAVDGGGNGTVSSCA, from the coding sequence ATGCCCATGGCGCGCGAGTCATGGCTGGCCAAGGTCCGGTCGGCCATCTCGTCGAAGCCGTCGTCTTCTGGAGCGCCGCCGGCGGGCGCCGGTGGCAAGAAGGGCAACGTCGGCATCCTCGCCTTCGAGGTGGCCAGCCTGGTGTCCAGGCTGCTCCACGTGTGGCGCGCCGTCGGTGAcgcggccgtggcgcggctccgGCACGAGGTCGTCCACCTCGACGGCGTCCGCAAGGTCGTCTCCGACGACGACGCCTTCCTCCTCGGCCTCGCGCGCGCCGAGCTCGTCGACGCGCTGCGGGGCGcgtccgacgccgtcgccgcgctggCGGAGCGGTGCGCCGACCCCTGCTTGCGTGAGTTCAGGGACGCGCTGCTCGAGTTCGCCGACGCCGGCCGCGACCGGTACCGCTGGGCCGCGCCCACGTGGAAGGAAAtggacgcgcgcgcgaggaagTTGGAGAAGCAGGTGGCCACCACCGCCGCGCTCCGCAGGGCCATGGAGGAGCTGGCCGAGGCCGAGCACGGCCTCCGGAAGTTCCTGCGGGCCGACGCTGCTGCAAGCGGCGGAGGAGGGTGCCACCGGCGCAGCATGTCGGCGAGCAAGATCTCGGTGGcgtcggagcagcagcagctcatcTTCTCCAAGAAGCAGGACGTGAAGAACCTCAAGCAGACGTCCCTGTGGGGGTGCACCTTCGACGCCGTCGTCTCGTCGCTGGCGCGCGCGGCCTTCACCATCCTCGCGCGCATCAAGCTCGTCTTCGGCGCCGGCGGCCAGGACCAGCGGCACGCGCCGCTCCACCGGAGCCTCACGCTCTCCTCGGCCGTCCACCCGTCGGCCGACGCgcagtccccgccgccgccgtcgcgcaaGTCCATGTCGATGGAGGCGGTGCCGTTCGACGTCGCCGTCCTCGTTGCCCAGAGCGCGAAGGGCAGCAGACGGCGCGGCTTCTTCGAGTACAGCACGGCGACGCTGGTGCCGCCGGCGGGGACGCTGGGCGCGGCGGCCCTGGCGCCGCGGTACGCCGGGCTGGTGATCTCGATCGAGCGGATGGCGCGGTCGCCGCAGCGGATGGTGGGGCCGGACGAGCGGGACGAGCTGTACGGCATGCTGACGGCGAGCGTGCGCGCGCAGCTCCGGGCGCGGCTGCGCGGCGCGGTGGCCGAGGCGGACGCGGGGCTGGCCGGAGAGTGGCGCGCCGCGCTGGGCGGCATCCTGGAGTGGCTGGCGCCCATGGCGCACGCCACGGTGCGGTGGCAGGCGGAGCGCAGCTTCGAGCAGCGGAAGACGACGTCGACGTCCTCGACGACGGACATAGCCCGGCTGCCCCCTCGCCACGGCGGCGGGAACACGTTCCTGCTGCAGACGCTGCAGTTCGCGGACCGGGACAAGGTGGAGGCGGCCGTGGCGGAGCTGCTCGTCGGACTGAACTACGTGTGGCGGTTCGAGAAGGAGATGAGCTGCCGCGCGCTCTTCGCCGTGCACCGCGAGTTCGTGGAGCGCCCCAGCGACTTGGACGGTGGCGCCGACagctgccgaggaggaggaagccacccCCACCACGCCGTCGACGGCGGCGGCAATGGAACAGTAAGCTCGTGCGCCTAG